Genomic segment of Primulina tabacum isolate GXHZ01 chromosome 11, ASM2559414v2, whole genome shotgun sequence:
GTGAAGCATTATTTTTGGGAGAAaccatttttttttaagatttgtgcagattctatgataagaaggtgtgttgcggaggaagagtttggtcaaattctagaccattgccatgaccgtgaggtaggtggtctttttggaccaacaaggacggcatctaaggtacttgaacGTGGCTTCTATTGGTCAACTCTATTTAAAGCTGCTCATTCTTATGTGCTTGCCTGTGATAAATGCCAGCGGACAGGTAACATCTCTAACTGTCATGAAATGCCGTTAAACAATTTCATTGATTGTGTggtttttgatgtgtgggggatagaattcatgggaccgtttcccagttcgttcacgaaaaaatatattttggttgcGGTTGATTATGTTTCTAAGTAGGTAGAGGTAGAAGCATACgccactaatgatgctcaagtggttttgaaatttttaaagaaaaatatttttaatatatttggaACACCATGAGTAATCATTAGTGATGGTagcacccatttttgcaacaaactctttaaaaaacttttgagcaaatatggtgtcACGCATAAGAAATCTACCACCTATCACCCCAGACGAGTGGTCAAGTTGAAGTGTCTAACCGAGAGATCAAGCGGATTCTGGAAAAAGTGGCTGGTGTCAGTCGGAAAGACTGGTCTGTAaggttagatgatgctctttgggcatataTGACTGCTTTGAAAACACCTATAagcactacaccatataggctgctgtttggtaaagcatgtcatttaCTTGTAAAGTTAGAGCATCGGGCATACTGGGCAACAAAAGCACTAAACTTTAAATTTGctgatgcaggtgaacgacGTCAGCTTCAATTGGATCAGTTGGAAAAATTCCGGAATCTTGCATATGATCTCGTATTATCATACAAGGAGAAGATAAAGAGGGCTCATGACAGGCGAATCATCGAAAGGGAATTCAAAGTTAAGGCAAAAATGTCCTACTCTACTAATCTCGGTTGCGACAGTTTCCCGGAAAATTGAAGTCATGATGGTCTGGTCCATTCGTGATTTCTTAAGTTTACCCATCGGGAGCTGAAGAACTGCAAGATGGAATGGATGGGACATTTACGATCAATGCCCAGcgactgaagcactacatgggtggcacaattgagccacaacttggaatcaccTGGTTCCAagacaatcaaaacaaaaaCTGAACGACATTAAATCTCTctactataaattgagaactacctctCTTCCCCTAATCTTGTACTTAAGTCGATTTTGTTATTTTGGTTCCTTTATTTTACTTTGAAAAAAAAGTGACAGTGCACGAGGTCTAACGCCCAGACATTCGTATGCATATAAtgtaaggtaatgattatgattaagtatggtcattattccttttatggtttattatgatGATTGTTTGGGATGTGTTATGtaatggtgatggtttatggcttcaagatatgatatgattggtattgaatgatattgaatgaaGCAGAGAATGTATGGATGGAATAGAAAGTGATCTTTAGCCAAATAAGTAATGAAAGTGCTAAAACGGTATGaaactgtggcagtagttgtgatttttagcataatattttgtatattgatccaaatgatttgaggttacttccattagaaatataagacataaggctataactttcatgttttgagttttgttcaaatcactgtggaagacaagccaaaagcgccccgaagtgtgtcgtgtgtatcgttgtTCCtcaagtgacacatgttgggagattgagcataactctttactcagaccttcaaatgacatgaggccaatttgagattcaagccaagacatagagctaaaACTTTCATGcctaccacttttccaaattatgaggGGAAGAGGCGTTTTGGAGGCGATCTTTGAGGCGGCTGTGAGCAGAGcggtgcccgagcggtaagaaatgaccgcccgagcgccactgctTCTGGAATTTCGGGATTTGGACAGTAACGTCCGCGCTATGGCggtaatttatgaccgcccgagcgcctaCATAGTAaaaaaacgtgttttgggtatattaaggcataaaatcgaatgaGACTCTCATTTTCTTCATTTCCCTTCTCCTTGTTTCTCTTCTCCATTGATTcttagctagggttcttcatcatcttcttcttttcttattcaatcaagcaattaatcttcaatccTGAGTTGGAACTTCATCTTTTTAGTGAAAGGGACAAAGGTAAgttgtttttcttcttgttcttgagttattgAAGATGGTGGGTTTAGGGCATGATAGTTGTGATTGATGTATTGGATTAAATGGTCATCTAATGTTTTTATTTGAGTGTTGATGGTTAGTTATTGGGTTTATTATTGTAGGATCATCATCAAGGTTTAGGAAACCAAGTGctccaagtgttgtaagtg
This window contains:
- the LOC142519699 gene encoding uncharacterized protein LOC142519699, producing the protein MCLPVINASGQTSGQVEVSNREIKRILEKVAGVSRKDWSVRLDDALWAYMTALKTPISTTPYRLLFGKACHLLVKLEHRAYWATKALNFKFADAGERRQLQLDQLEKFRNLAYDLVLSYKEKIKRAHDRRIIEREFKVKAKMSYSTNLGCDSFPEN